The Populus nigra chromosome 4, ddPopNigr1.1, whole genome shotgun sequence genome contains the following window.
GGTTTTCTCAAAATTCTCTCTAAATACACCTGGTAAATTCATACAAGGTATCCATTAATAAAACTTGGGAGGCATTGAGggtgaaaaaacataaaaatgaaaacagAAATATTGGTGCAGTATGGtgaaagtgtgtgtgtgtgagagagagagggagggagagagagaaccTTTTGTAATATAGGATAAATTTTTAACTTCGAGCATCGTTCATCCTAGACCATGCTTCAATATATCAGTGTATCTCCCAGCAGTATAATGTGAATCAATTTCTCAAGTGCATATGCTAGGATTGTTTACCTTGTACAGAGTAGCAAGAACACGTGATCGTTGAGGACCAGCAGCAGCCAAGATTGTACATGTCACAGCAGCAGATAGAGCTTGCTCCAATGCTTCCTCATCAATAGTTCTATGATGAACACAACAGAATAATGTAAATAACTACGTATATCAGTGTATCAACACACCAACAATTTTTAAATAGGAACAGGAGAGTGGATGTGCACCATCTCTTTGcagataataaattttatttattaaaagttgAGAACAGCAGCAATTTTTTGTTGCAgatgataaattttatattttaaagctGAGCACAAAGACAACCATAAAAAACAAGCTGAAATATTCAAATATGAAAGGCTATATTAAACGATATACTTTCACATGGAGTTGGATAATTCATAAGCATAAAATGCAAGGTACTGCATTAGTTACAAGTAAACAGTCTTCTGAATTATGTTTCCATatccaaaatttatttaaggTAATTTGGAGAGAATCATAGCAGATGTGGCATTCAGTGCTGCTATAAGGACAATCACAGGTAGTGCAGAAGCAGGAAAAGATTCAATGCTTGGATAACAATCTATatgactaaaaaaacaaaactagaaaaacacaATTGGATAAGAATCTAAGATTCCACagagaatgaaaacaaaaaaataaatgtaccAAACAATCATGATAAATATAAACCTAGTTTTACATACTCATCTCCTATTTGTCTCTTCTCAATTTGAGAGATGTTATAGTAACGCAGAGCTGCTTCCAAAAACTTCCTCTTTAAATCCAAAATTCTTGCATAACACACCTGACAACATGAAATAAGAAGCAAACAACTTAACAAAACAATGAACTTTTCAGCCTTGTATTAAATCATCCTTGGAACCAATTGATTATCTGAACCTTGTATTGCAAGTTCAACACTTCATGTTGGCTGTTGCTAACCAAAAATGAAGCTTTGTTGATGAAAGCTTCTGCATTAACTGCATCATCATCCTGCATATATAAACAGTGGGAAATAACAGTAGCAATCACAAACTGTTTTATGAGACCTATAAGCGAGAAAATTCCCTCAACTTGCATTAAAATAAACTCAGATTTTGGAACTTGGAGGCACAGTTTCATCCAGATGTGGAttgatctcaaaaaaaaaaaccttactctaaaattttagaagaaaactgcctttaatttctaataagcatataaaatcaaacaatatcCACAGAAGTCCAGTGACCACCAAGTTGTTGACTATTGATGAGTTCATCACAAATCCTATGCATGCATGAGAAATTCAATACCTCGAGATACAAGCGAGCAATTTGGACACACTTAGATAATCTGAATGTATCATCAATGATCCTGAAggacaaattataaatatacatacatatatatatatatagaatgtcAAATAGGGGTATCTCAATAATCAGTAGAAATGCATGCtcttatagttaaaaatataactcAGACCTCATTCCAGAGTCTAGATCAATGCCACTGAGCATCTGAGCTGCCTTTGACCATTGCTGTTCTGACTCGAATAGTTCAGCAAGTTTCTCTCTAATTATTAGCACCTGttactcataaaattaaaaaaaagatttcggATCACCAATAATAAAGGAAGTGACTTTTGTTAGCAAGAAAAATCATACAGTCAGCCCATCGGACTTTCAAGTAGCAAAACGCCTATGAAGGAAGCACATTCTCATAAATTCAGCctagttaaaagaaaattaacttccAAAAACGTAAAAAAGAGACCTGCTCTTCAAAAGAAACAACTCGAGGCTGAATCTGAGCAAGGGTATAAATGGCAATCTCCTTTTCAGTCTCCGGCTCCAACCTCCCTAACTCATGAGCAAAAGTCTGCAATAGCTGCCTCGACACTACCAACGGTACGTCGTCCGACAACACTACATGTCGTTTTTCAACGATAGGGTAAGGCCATAAGagattaaaaggataaaaaaaacacagttgAAGGAAAACCTACTGTGATCGATGAATTTCTTGGATTGAACGATGTCGTTGGAGGAAAAAACGGAGGAGAGAATGTGCTTGTACTGTTCGATCTTTTGCCTCTGGTCAGTAATAGCCGAGGCACCGGCGAAGGCACCCTCCATGTCTTTGTCtgtcaattttcttttctggttGAGACCTAAGCcccaatttcttttatatttagcGCTCCTTCTCGGTTTCAACAGTGattccaaaaataattattttttaattaatattgtaataacaattaatttttatagtattaaaataaatttttaaatttttttaatattaacacaactaactatttaaaaatataaaacaataatttaaaaaaattaaatttttataattttttaaccacTAGAATTGTGTGTTTAAACTcgtttgattaaaattttaattttttaatttaaaattaatttttttatattttaagataacttaataacttaatattaaaaataatttttaaaaataaaaaaatattattttaattatttttaaataacaaatatttttaaaaaataactatcaaAGTAACAAAATTCAGTGTTTTTACAGGACATGAGGTTGTTTATAGCATTGTTCTTACAACAAGTTGAGTCCCGTTATGAGTGATAGCTACTTCATGGTATTTTCGTTAATTTGGTTGGTATGTTTGCATATACCTCCTCAGGATTTGTATTATTGTATAACTTATAGGtggcttataattttttttaatttatgtgttGTGTCTGAGCCGGTTTGTgtgtatctcgattaatctctatgggtcctgaagttaatgactagGTAAGCCTTCAGTGAACATTAATATTAGTAATTATATgattcgaacctgagaccataaaaaaaacaaattttttgattctaaatttttattattagaccaccaattaaatactttttttctttcaaagctAGAGGATCCTCGTTATAAAattattggttaaaaaaataataatataataacagaGAGGAAAGATCATTGATCATGTACTAATTCTCTAAAATTTGCATGTATTATAACtttgttttaagaaatttaatatagaaattacatatttaaaaataataatgtgattttcactttaaataataaaaaaatctaggttatatttgtttattgttttagaataaaaaaatataaaagataacaaACGTGTTCAATTTTTAAGTGAATTTCTATGAATTTTCTTACATATAACAAACATATTGCACATACATTATCATTTTATGGTATAAGGAAAATAATAACGGAATTGTGACACAACTTTGGGGTAAAGCCGAAAATAACATTATTAAGACAGGAGATGACAATTCTATCCAtcctttttctcttaaaaaatcaaacaacaattgGATTGAGAAAACCCATCAACAATTAGGCAAGACGTCCACACGTACAAAGCATAACGGCTAGAATTTCAAGGTAGGCTTGACCGGTACCATACAATAACATGTAGTAATAGGCTAGGCAAATCGTTAGAACTTACAACCGACTAAGCTTCCAAAATCACAAGACAAATCTCTCTCTCGGAGATCCGAACTCAGCTCTTTCAAAATTAACAacctctcttctttctcaacAGATCTTATTACCGGCTCCCACAAATCTGTTGTTTTTAGGGTCAGAGCTATGAACTGGGTTCAACGTAAGATCTACCTCTACAATGTCACTTTTGGTCTTTTCATGTTGGATTGGTGGGAGCGTTGCCTTTTCAGtatcctcttttattttgttagatcAGATAGATCCGTTTTACTTCATCTTTTTGTCTTAATTCATTTTGAATTCTGAATATAGAATTCGAGTTTGCGAGTCCCTAAACTTTGGCAGATATTCTGGTGATCGTGTTGATGTGGTTCATCTTCTACAATGGATCGCGATATGTCACTGACTTTTGCAAGAGGTACGTAGCATCAATACTCTCACCATCTTTGAATTTGAATCTCTAGAAATTGAACTTTTTGAACTTGGAATTCTTTCAGTTTTTGCTGTTTCAAAACTCCAGCAATCCCTGCATATCTaaatagatttttctttaaagattCGATTAGACCAAATCCGAGTCCAGTTGATTTAATATCATATTGGGGGATAATCACTAGATTGTAGCCCCCCATGTTAGAATGTAGAGCAATAAAAATTTCAGGGTCTTGAGTCACAACGGAGAGCAACAAGAATGGAAAAGGATTGTAAATTAGAGAGAAATGGATTGAGTGAGTGTTCTGATATTCCATGCATACATTGCTTTTAGCGTTAGAGATCCTTTTGCTTAGTCCTTGTTGCAAGATAATGTTATACGACTGGAGGCCTTTTCTTAATCCTTGACGATCAAGAAGTTCCATAGCTTCCAATTTTCCTCTTTTTGGTATGAAGATTAAACTGCCTTCCTGATGCATTCTGCACTCTGCTTATCTTCTCGTTCTCTCCTGACCTTCAATAGcttgttctttttcttctctgctGTCAGTTTCATCAATTCTTCTAGTAATCTTAGTTTCTTGTTTGATCCATCACATTTTTGGATACTGTTCAGTCTCCAAAATCAATTTCTTCGATCTATTGCCTCTACCCTTAATTGACTGATTCCCACCACCGTCCTTCCAAGACTATCGTCTTATCTTAGATCCTGAGTTACTTCGTCTAGAGTGGAACTACACTGGCTCATGGCTATCCATGCATATCTTACATTAACTTTATTTAAGAATTCTTACATTGTTTGGTCAATCCTTATGCATCCCACTGTCCCATTGAATGAAGACATTCTGGCGATGTGAACTGGGGAATATAGTGTTACTATTCAATCAAAATATTCAAGCAGGCACGACAAAATGATACTGAAATGCTGCTTACTGTCCCTGAATTGATTATTTTGtctcagaaaaaagaaaattgcagTCTAATTCCTCCTCTTGATTTCAGGCATCTGTGGTGAATCCCAATCATCAAATGTTGCAGTCATGTGAATTATCACAAGGGAAATGCCAATTTGGAATAAATGAATGATATAGTAGAATTTCCTATCTTTGGTTCTCTTACTGGACTTTATTCTGCACCATCCATGTAATGATTATAAACCTTGGTCTTAAATTTTATAAGGATTCAAGATGTATTCTTTCTTATTGTAGTGATTGTGACACTTCTCCGACCAATTGCAATTAACGGAATTTTGCATTTCATGTAGCATAAAAAACtgaatctttctctcttttcttttcccctttAACACCATATTCATTCTGCTTTGAACCTTAAAAAAGACGGTTGCAGTGTGCGAAACTATGGCTTAACCATTAATCCAGTCATTAGTTGATTATGCTTTTTTTCCGTCCTATCTTTTTGATGAAGGACCAAATGATGCACCACTCGGGTATCGGGCCTGCTCCTTTCGAGGCTTTTGTGAGAGTTCCAAAGTACAAGGTATCGGCCCTCGTACTCAAATTTATTGTACAAGGTATTGCTGTCAATTGCTTCTTTACATGCCATTTACATATGTTTGTAGGTGTGCATGCCGCGTATGCATGTTACTTTgcacacatgcatgcatgccaTTTTATATACTCGTGTTATCAGCAAGGCACTTGtactattttattatcaatgtGGCTTGTATACCCGCATCAATACATCTCCATACTTAAAGGAATGTTATGTCTCCCCATTGCACCATccaaatcaatatataaaagTTGCATCAGATTCAGAATCATATGCATATTccattttttatggatttttcttccttccttttttcgGTCAAAGCAGTTGATGCTTGGTTATGCAATAGTAAGTGGCCTTCTTTGCAGTCCATATGGATTCAAAAGCTTATCAGTGGGATATGGACTACCATGGCTATTTAGATCTAAGAGGCTGATAATTTTGTCCATTTTTTGGAGGGAACTCCAATTAAGAGTATGTTGATGTACGTACCTCACATGTTGTGCGCCTAAGATAACAAGTTGGACTTCTACTTTGTTGGTTGTCAATTATCTTAAATTGACTTTCATTTAGTTGCATAAGGTTATTTGGGACATGCTAGCATTATTTCATATAGCTAAGATCTTCCAAGTGTTCTCAATGATGTGATTTATTTATCATCAGCAAAAAAGGCGGAAGTGGTATggtttatttattagttttctgTGCAGTGAGCGGGTGCTTGGTAATCAAGAGGATCTGGCCAAGGAAACTGTCGCTGAACTGCAGCCAGAGAATGGTGAGGTAATTCTTACCAACGTCGTGCTTTCCCTTGACAGAAAAAAGATATACTAAACATATCCTGGTCCTTATTGTGATTCTGTCATGATGAATGatgatatttgtattttaatatctGAAATATAGAGCTTTTAATTTAGAGCATGCCGACATGTTCTATATACAGCACTTGGGATTTAAGGCCTTCTGTCATGACATGTGCCTTGCATGTGTAGGTGCTTTGCTCTTTTTGGCAATACTAATTAACTTTGCAGCTATCCTGGTTTTAGTACATTTCTTTCATTGTTTGGCATTGCATAAACCAATGCTTGGGGTTAATGGGTGCTTACAGAACTGACAGCACATTAATGCAATTCAGATGAGGTCTGATTTTATCTAATGGGTTTGAAGACCAAGCTGAAGTCTgggataaaattattaatttattaaatctaataatttagtttatcttttcttagcgaaatgattgatggattatGTTCAATATTTACAAAAGGTTCCCTCCTTAAAGTTTTGAGACTTTTCAATGATTAAGTCAGTATtatatgagagaaaaaaaatattttttttagaagaaagcCCTAGAAATAGATATGTTatttgtaatagaaaaaaattgaacatgcCTCGTGGAGATTATCTTGGTCTCTTTTATAGCTCTTGaggtccttttcttttatggaaGAGGAGAAATGTTCATTTATATGTCCCATACAAGACTATTGGGATCTTACTTGtgacttttcttttactttcattcTTTATGCTTTTTGAAAATCTACTCTCATAGTAAGacccaaaattatcttttactcAGAGCAAAAATGGATCCTAGAAGCATCAGaacatttctttaaaaatagaagCGCTTCATCCCTTGATGAGGAGTTTCAACCAGAACCTGAAAGAAGTGATAGAGGAGTTTCAACCAGAACCTAAAAGAAGTGATAGGGGACACGGGTCCCTCAGTTCGGGACCTAGGGCGAGAGAAAGTGCTACATTAGCGGTCTCTTTTGGTGGGGGAAGAGGATAGAAAATCCCCTTATAGGAGTCTATCTTTTACCTCTTTCAAAGATTTTTAGAAGAGATGGAGGTTACCTTGGGTCTCTTAAAAATGATGTCCCTAGCAACATATGTGCTGTGGATATGGAATTCATGACTCGTCACTAACATGACAAGTATGTGGCACAAGTGCCTCACCCTGATGAGTGTATTGACCAACTGACCTTGAGCACCTCTCAGGGTTATTTTGAAATTACCACTCTCATATCTTACCCCTTTCAAAGACTTTCAGGAGAGAGTGAGGTTGCCTTGGACTTTTAAAAACGATGTCCCTAGCAACATATGTGCTGTGGACATGGAATTCATGACTCGTCACTAACCTGACGAGTATGTGGCACAAGTGCCTCACCCTAATGAGTGTATCAACTAGCTGACCTTGAGCACCTCTCAGGGTTATTTTGAAATTACCGCTTTTATCTGCATGTATGCAATGAGATACTCTTTCCCTCTTCAAGGATGGATAATTGTGTCCTCTTTCGAGAAATTCTGTAGAATGGTTGAGCTCGAGCCCACgataaatgttttcaaaatttgCTACCAATTGGTCCCCAGCACTGATGGTGGCAACTGTTGTTGGTGCGACGTCGAGGGCGCTAACGAGCTGTTCATGCCTCCTGAGGAGGTGCTATTGTTAGGAAGGAAGTTTtaagtttaatcataaaattatgattaaagttTATGAGTCGtcatctagtattatggttactaggaacatATGGTCTGTGAGAGTCTAGATAAGAGACTGGTTGTGCATGGAAAAGACACATCcccctagtgcaccctacctaagttAAGctgtattattgtttgattgtttttctaggtcgggtttctatttgttggtctcgtctaaggttcaaggtagatctccTTTTGtgagagagtctctaccttattgaaTGAAGTCCtaactgttttaaaatttaaattttaacatcacatttattttacaccttgtatctttaatacttaaaagtgcaCTCTACTATATACAGTTTACACCTTCAGATACTTAAGTCAACATCAAAatccctaaaaaataattaatgaaaggtttttgatattttgatgaaatcatAACGAATAATAATAAAGTGTTTATGATATCCAcatgtttggatttttataacaTAAGAGAGAtgcaaatttttgtttttttatgaaaatatgcttggaaaatttttaagatttggCCATATACAtggaaacaaaatatattttttctttttttttctcctgaaaagagaaattaatttaaaagttttgagatttttttaaaaaatatttgagagaaAACCAAGTATTCTAGTATTTTGATTACTAGGAACATATGGTCTGTGAGAGTCTAGATAAGAGACTGGTTGTGCATGGAAAAGACACATCCCCCTAGTGCACCTTACCTAAGTTAAGctatattattgtttgattgtttttctaggtcaggtttctatttgttggtctcgtctaaggttcaaggtagatctccTTTTGtgagagagtctctaccttattgaaTGAAGTCCtaactgttttaaaatttaaattttaacatcacatttattttacaccttgtatctttaatacttaaaagtgcaCTCTACTATATACAGTTTACACCTTCAGATACTTAAGTCAACATCAAAatccctaaaaaataattaatgaagggtttttgatatt
Protein-coding sequences here:
- the LOC133690998 gene encoding COP9 signalosome complex subunit 4 isoform X2, yielding MEGAFAGASAITDQRQKIEQYKHILSSVFSSNDIVQSKKFIDHMLSDDVPLVVSRQLLQTFAHELGRLEPETEKEIAIYTLAQIQPRVVSFEEQVLIIREKLAELFESEQQWSKAAQMLSGIDLDSGMRIIDDTFRLSKCVQIARLYLEDDDAVNAEAFINKASFLVSNSQHEVLNLQYKVCYARILDLKRKFLEAALRYYNISQIEKRQIGDETIDEEALEQALSAAVTCTILAAAGPQRSRVLATLYKDERCSKLKIYPILQKVYLERILRKPEIDAFSEELKAHQAEKIASRMIYEDRMRGTIDQVEAVIHFEDDTEELQQWDQQIVGLCQALNDVLDSMAKKGLSVPV
- the LOC133690998 gene encoding COP9 signalosome complex subunit 4 isoform X1; this encodes MEGAFAGASAITDQRQKIEQYKHILSSVFSSNDIVQSKKFIDHMLSDDVPLVVSRQLLQTFAHELGRLEPETEKEIAIYTLAQIQPRVVSFEEQVLIIREKLAELFESEQQWSKAAQMLSGIDLDSGMRIIDDTFRLSKCVQIARLYLEDDDAVNAEAFINKASFLVSNSQHEVLNLQYKVCYARILDLKRKFLEAALRYYNISQIEKRQIGDETIDEEALEQALSAAVTCTILAAAGPQRSRVLATLYKDERCSKLKIYPILQKVYLERILRKPEIDAFSEELKAHQKALLPDNFTVLDRAMIEHNLLSASKLYTNISFDELGTLLGIPPHKAEKIASRMIYEDRMRGTIDQVEAVIHFEDDTEELQQWDQQIVGLCQALNDVLDSMAKKGLSVPV